The following proteins are encoded in a genomic region of Desulfatiglans anilini DSM 4660:
- a CDS encoding CBS domain-containing protein codes for MDAKARDIMVREFDTVAADAPLKEAVKKLHEAQVRATGYKAFGIPVVDSIGHVTGMLSMFDVIYHLRPPFMNYELESFSAWEGELGPYLERFEGLKVEEVMSTPVATAEADDHVMVVMDRMVKRRARRLPVVEGNRMIGMIYLSDVFHYLCKSWL; via the coding sequence ATGGACGCGAAGGCAAGAGACATCATGGTGAGGGAGTTTGACACGGTAGCGGCGGATGCGCCTCTGAAAGAGGCGGTCAAGAAGCTTCACGAGGCTCAGGTCCGGGCGACGGGATACAAGGCCTTCGGCATCCCGGTGGTCGATTCGATCGGGCACGTGACGGGGATGCTCTCCATGTTCGATGTCATCTATCATTTGCGTCCGCCCTTCATGAACTACGAACTCGAGAGCTTTTCCGCCTGGGAGGGGGAACTTGGCCCCTACCTCGAGCGGTTCGAGGGCCTGAAGGTGGAAGAGGTGATGAGCACCCCCGTCGCCACGGCCGAAGCGGACGATCACGTGATGGTCGTCATGGACCGCATGGTCAAGAGAAGGGCCCGGCGGCTGCCCGTGGTGGAAGGCAACCGGATGATAGGCATGATCTATCTCTCGGATGTTTTCCACTATCTCTGCAAGAGCTGGTTGTAA
- a CDS encoding cupin domain-containing protein: MENVKPKVCHYEDVPARDFGAEAPGVSIRWVIGEADGAPTYALRMIEVAPGCRTPDHSHPFEHENYVVAGRGQVRLGQDWHEIGAGSIVFVPGGLRHCYRNTGSDVLKFLCGIPVSAAKP, translated from the coding sequence ATGGAAAACGTGAAACCGAAGGTTTGTCATTACGAGGATGTACCGGCCAGGGATTTCGGAGCCGAGGCCCCCGGTGTGTCCATCCGCTGGGTGATCGGGGAGGCCGACGGGGCGCCGACTTATGCCCTCCGGATGATCGAGGTGGCTCCGGGCTGCCGGACACCCGACCACAGCCATCCGTTCGAGCACGAGAATTACGTGGTCGCGGGGAGAGGCCAGGTGCGGCTCGGCCAGGATTGGCATGAGATCGGCGCGGGCAGCATCGTCTTTGTTCCGGGCGGACTGCGCCACTGCTACCGCAACACCGGGAGCGACGTGCTGAAGTTTCTCTGCGGGATACCGGTTTCGGCCGCCAAACCCTGA
- a CDS encoding YkgJ family cysteine cluster protein, whose protein sequence is MFIETAPPPEKQLTIQDTFRFDCHQGLSCFNTCCRNKHLPLTPYDVLRLRRNLNLHSDVFLDRYTLYRTDPQSGFPVVLLRMSDGADGRCPFLGVEGCKVYADRPTACRLYPLCRVSGYASGSGRLEAFFYMLDPPQCLGRQENRVWTVGTWHTGQGLDPYSAMNDRMLELIFHPRRASGKGLDERQLQKVLVACYNLDIFREFVFSTGFLDRFEVPVNVRECIAGDDTALLDLGLAFLRKALFPPD, encoded by the coding sequence ATGTTCATCGAAACCGCACCACCCCCCGAAAAACAACTGACCATCCAGGACACCTTCCGCTTCGACTGCCATCAGGGTTTATCCTGCTTCAACACGTGCTGCCGGAACAAGCACCTCCCGCTGACGCCTTACGATGTCCTCAGGCTTCGCAGAAATTTGAACCTGCACTCCGACGTGTTCCTCGATCGGTACACCCTGTACCGCACAGACCCCCAATCCGGGTTTCCCGTCGTTCTGCTCAGGATGAGCGATGGGGCCGATGGACGCTGCCCCTTCCTCGGGGTCGAGGGATGCAAGGTCTATGCCGATCGGCCGACCGCCTGCCGCCTCTACCCGCTGTGCCGCGTATCGGGGTATGCCTCCGGCAGCGGCCGGCTCGAAGCCTTCTTTTATATGCTTGATCCGCCCCAGTGCCTCGGCAGGCAGGAAAACAGGGTATGGACGGTTGGCACCTGGCACACGGGGCAAGGCCTCGACCCTTACTCCGCCATGAACGACAGGATGCTGGAGCTCATATTCCACCCACGCCGCGCTTCGGGGAAAGGACTCGATGAACGTCAGCTTCAGAAGGTTCTGGTGGCATGCTACAATCTGGACATCTTTCGTGAATTCGTGTTTTCGACGGGCTTTCTGGATCGGTTCGAGGTCCCGGTGAACGTCAGGGAGTGCATCGCCGGGGACGACACCGCCCTGCTCGACCTGGGCCTCGCTTTTCTGCGCAAGGCGCTTTTCCCCCCGGATTGA